From Acidimicrobiales bacterium, a single genomic window includes:
- a CDS encoding sigma-70 family RNA polymerase sigma factor, whose translation MSRLSASRRRRAAATFDGALALAREGQTEGFDALFRRVSSQLLAFARARGSADADAMVSECLLRVFGRVDDFEGDEAGFRAWCFAICRNLLIDEARHRDRRPTLVAEPAGGCRVVALDDTADAALSEIGAAELTALLATLTSDQREVIALRIVADLSIAEVAEIVEKPQGAVKALQHRALRTISKRINDSPVSLRPEATLS comes from the coding sequence ATGTCCCGTCTTTCAGCGAGCCGAAGGCGACGAGCCGCGGCCACATTCGACGGGGCTCTCGCGCTCGCACGCGAAGGGCAGACGGAGGGTTTCGATGCGCTGTTCCGTCGTGTCAGCAGCCAGTTGTTGGCCTTCGCTCGGGCGCGAGGTTCCGCCGATGCCGACGCGATGGTCAGCGAGTGTCTTCTTCGGGTGTTCGGCAGGGTCGACGACTTCGAGGGCGATGAGGCCGGATTCCGGGCGTGGTGCTTCGCCATCTGCCGGAACCTGCTCATCGACGAGGCCCGACATCGCGATCGACGGCCGACCCTGGTTGCCGAGCCGGCGGGTGGTTGCCGCGTGGTTGCTCTGGACGACACTGCCGACGCGGCGTTGAGCGAGATCGGCGCGGCAGAATTGACGGCGCTGTTGGCAACGCTCACGTCCGATCAACGAGAGGTGATTGCGCTGCGGATCGTGGCTGATCTGTCGATCGCCGAGGTCGCCGAGATCGTCGAGAAGCCCCAAGGCGCAGTCAAGGCGCTACAGCACCGGGCCCTCCGAACCATTTCGAAACGAATCAACGACTCGCCCGTATCTCTCCGGCCGGAGGCGACGTTGTCATGA
- a CDS encoding pilus assembly protein, with the protein MTHDSADKHERKWGDDRGASLVEFAMVAPLLLLLLFGIVEFGLLFGQKLDVSQGAREGARLASVNYQETAGSTGATQSSEIVATVCSRMEVAADTTVTIDLSGGTAVGDIITLTVEAPAQPVTGVFDPWLASRPIASEVDVRLEQAATYDATTQQACP; encoded by the coding sequence GTGACTCACGACTCAGCCGACAAGCACGAACGAAAATGGGGCGACGACCGCGGTGCGTCGCTGGTCGAGTTCGCCATGGTTGCGCCCCTGCTGTTGCTTCTGCTCTTCGGCATCGTCGAGTTCGGTCTGCTTTTCGGCCAGAAGCTGGATGTGAGCCAGGGAGCCCGGGAAGGCGCGCGGCTCGCCTCGGTCAACTACCAGGAGACCGCAGGCTCGACCGGCGCCACCCAGTCGTCGGAGATCGTCGCCACCGTCTGCAGTCGGATGGAGGTGGCCGCCGACACGACCGTCACGATCGATCTCAGCGGCGGAACCGCGGTGGGCGACATCATCACACTCACGGTCGAGGCGCCGGCCCAGCCAGTGACCGGGGTGTTCGACCCATGGCTCGCGTCGCGACCCATCGCCAGTGAGGTCGACGTCCGCCTCGAGCAGGCAGCCACCTACGACGCCACGACACAGCAGGCGTGCCCGTGA
- a CDS encoding pilus assembly protein TadG-related protein, with translation MPVNRRHAASPGSVCEHERGATLPMFAISLLVLLAMSAFATDLGLLYVERRQTQSAADSGVLGGALDLANGLTTASEASAALVRTNLRTTYTDAEWVALWSSCSDAEALPYTGTVLGTATNCISADGLSRYRVVVPDQIVPAAFSSAVGIEQFSTGAFAEVEVTLSGVGGVLPFAVLSNAPSGGLICLRSASSGTASPPCSGSESGNFGALEVAQWGNPQYGTQNIPCNISKGDQLMVNLSVGIDHFITPFNIGGPEIIDSCAKPFGPNALPTFQGIGGGLFTGMIAGDTVAGTFFPGRLTLTGGHTQGLKWKHSTFQVDDVPLWEYIPYGKGSTVPANCTRESFDLTVSTSGHAAAETQMGTCLTDFQAGGATTPLFDIDGDGDNEPDIVFSARYGAVPQFHETSFPSGNSAPLHIQNFRAVFINGLYAGCNGSGCSTIYTPGSGSGTITLPNGSAPVDQVTGWLLPDSTLPASLLENGVLGSLGAFQVRLSR, from the coding sequence GTGCCCGTGAATCGCCGCCACGCCGCCAGTCCCGGCTCCGTCTGCGAACACGAACGGGGGGCGACGCTGCCGATGTTCGCCATCAGCCTGCTCGTCCTCTTGGCCATGAGCGCATTCGCCACCGACCTGGGACTGCTCTACGTCGAACGGCGCCAGACCCAGTCCGCTGCCGATTCCGGCGTACTCGGTGGCGCCCTCGATCTGGCCAACGGCCTGACCACGGCGTCGGAGGCCAGCGCTGCTCTTGTGCGCACCAACTTGCGGACGACCTACACCGACGCTGAATGGGTCGCGCTCTGGTCGTCGTGCAGCGACGCAGAGGCACTCCCCTACACCGGAACGGTGCTCGGCACCGCGACGAACTGCATCAGCGCCGATGGGCTCAGCCGGTACCGCGTGGTCGTACCCGACCAGATCGTTCCCGCCGCGTTCTCCTCGGCCGTCGGCATCGAGCAGTTCTCGACCGGCGCCTTCGCCGAGGTCGAAGTGACACTGAGCGGCGTCGGCGGTGTGCTGCCATTCGCCGTGCTCAGCAATGCGCCTTCCGGCGGCCTGATCTGCCTTCGCTCGGCATCCTCTGGCACCGCGTCACCGCCTTGTTCCGGCTCGGAATCAGGCAACTTCGGCGCACTCGAAGTCGCCCAGTGGGGCAACCCGCAGTACGGCACCCAGAACATCCCGTGCAACATCAGCAAGGGCGACCAGTTGATGGTGAACCTGTCCGTGGGGATCGACCATTTCATCACGCCTTTCAACATCGGCGGCCCGGAGATCATCGACTCGTGCGCCAAGCCCTTCGGCCCGAATGCACTCCCCACCTTCCAGGGCATCGGTGGCGGACTCTTCACCGGCATGATCGCCGGCGACACGGTCGCCGGCACCTTCTTTCCGGGACGGCTCACCCTGACCGGCGGCCACACGCAAGGCCTGAAGTGGAAGCACAGCACGTTCCAGGTCGACGACGTACCCCTGTGGGAGTACATCCCGTACGGCAAAGGGTCGACGGTTCCTGCGAACTGCACTCGGGAGAGCTTCGATCTGACCGTGTCCACGAGTGGCCACGCTGCGGCCGAGACCCAGATGGGCACGTGCCTCACCGACTTCCAGGCTGGCGGTGCCACGACGCCGCTCTTCGACATCGACGGGGACGGCGACAACGAACCTGACATCGTGTTCTCTGCCCGCTATGGGGCCGTGCCCCAGTTCCACGAGACGTCGTTCCCGTCGGGCAACAGCGCCCCGCTCCACATCCAGAACTTTCGTGCCGTGTTCATCAACGGGCTCTACGCCGGCTGCAACGGGTCGGGGTGTTCGACGATCTATACGCCGGGCTCCGGGTCGGGAACAATCACCCTCCCCAACGGCAGTGCACCGGTCGATCAGGTCACCGGCTGGCTCCTCCCCGATTCGACGCTCCCGGCCTCGTTGCTCGAGAACGGTGTGCTCGGGAGCCTCGGCGCATTCCAGGTCCGCCTCTCCCGCTGA
- a CDS encoding DUF459 domain-containing protein, producing the protein MSDDRRPRPTPADRPDGDERPRLGRFAVFRAAVVVARARRRPGDGTRGPTMTAFEVVAIGALGLLFAMLFNAGALRADAERLPFGPSRDRALVVWEPIDNVADALQITFPRRELDNALGRDDTGPGVHADGEGSDDATTASSADDAEGASGAAASTTAPPPPTTRSHVDGTPFVTYVGGDSLMQELGIALVRAADTSGDFVSTLDYRINSGLTRPDYFDWPAHLAGVIDELDPEIMVVTFGANDSQGIVTPAGDVFQIDDEDGWDAEYRRRVAEVMDLMTARGGRVYWVGQPPMRDAGFAARMAHLNGIYAEEAAENPLVTFIDATPVLGDAAGRFQDIVQIDGEVLDLRQEDGIHLGLDGADLLADAVLDRLRQDVGLGDG; encoded by the coding sequence ATGTCCGACGACCGCCGCCCCCGACCGACCCCGGCCGACCGCCCCGATGGTGACGAGCGCCCCCGCCTCGGCCGGTTCGCGGTGTTCCGGGCGGCCGTCGTCGTGGCCCGTGCCCGGCGGCGCCCGGGTGATGGCACCCGCGGGCCGACGATGACGGCGTTCGAGGTCGTCGCCATCGGGGCGCTCGGGCTGCTGTTCGCAATGCTGTTCAACGCCGGCGCGCTGCGCGCCGATGCGGAACGGCTTCCGTTCGGCCCGTCGAGAGATCGTGCTCTTGTGGTGTGGGAACCGATCGACAACGTCGCAGACGCGCTGCAGATCACGTTCCCTCGCCGGGAGCTCGACAATGCGCTCGGGCGCGACGACACCGGCCCCGGTGTGCATGCCGATGGCGAAGGGTCTGACGACGCGACGACCGCCTCGTCGGCCGATGATGCCGAAGGTGCCTCTGGCGCCGCCGCTTCGACGACTGCGCCTCCTCCTCCGACGACCCGTAGCCATGTCGACGGAACGCCCTTCGTCACCTACGTCGGCGGCGACTCCCTCATGCAGGAGCTGGGCATTGCGCTCGTGCGGGCGGCCGACACGAGTGGCGACTTCGTCAGCACGCTCGACTATCGCATCAACTCGGGTCTGACCCGCCCGGACTACTTCGATTGGCCGGCCCATCTCGCAGGTGTGATCGACGAGCTCGATCCCGAGATCATGGTCGTGACGTTCGGGGCCAACGATTCGCAGGGAATCGTGACCCCGGCGGGCGACGTGTTCCAGATCGACGACGAGGACGGATGGGACGCCGAGTACCGACGTCGGGTGGCTGAGGTCATGGACCTCATGACGGCCCGTGGTGGCCGCGTGTACTGGGTCGGTCAGCCGCCGATGCGAGACGCGGGATTCGCCGCGAGGATGGCGCACCTCAACGGGATCTACGCGGAGGAGGCCGCCGAGAATCCGTTGGTGACGTTCATCGATGCCACGCCGGTTCTGGGCGACGCGGCCGGGCGGTTCCAGGACATCGTGCAGATCGACGGAGAGGTGCTCGACCTCCGTCAGGAGGACGGCATCCACCTCGGTCTCGACGGCGCCGACCTCCTCGCCGACGCCGTACTCGATCGACTACGACAAGACGTCGGCCTCGGCGACGGCTAA
- a CDS encoding MBOAT family protein, which yields MLFPTFAFALFFAVVLPLSWLLRPHALAWRVFVLSASFFFYGYWDARFVVLLAVSIVGNWFLAGAVRALAGEDGEPTASSRRVVRVAVAANLGLLGFFKYFDFFTASATDLLGNLGLPVDPPAIQIILPVGISFFTFQAMSYVIDVHRREIAPMALLDFAVYLSFFPQLVAGPIVRATEFAPQLDTPGDPRRVEAPEGIRLILVGLFKKVVVSSYLASEIVDPVFALPDRHTSLEILVAVYAYAIQIYADFSGYTDIAIGCALLMGFRFPQNFDAPYISRSIQEFWRRWHLTLSRWLRDYLYISLGGNRRGNLLTYRNLALTMVLGGLWHGAAWTFVVWGAIHGAAMVAERYLRARWKPIGLPAPVVAGLQWVLTFHIVCLAWIFFRAPTIGDAWNMIGRIMTQFGPTPAITGLLVLVIGLSLVSQFVPASYPREADRVLARMPVALLALVIAAALTVIDALGPEGVAPFIYFQF from the coding sequence GTGCTGTTCCCCACCTTCGCCTTCGCGCTGTTCTTCGCGGTGGTCCTGCCGCTCAGCTGGCTCCTGCGACCTCACGCGCTCGCCTGGCGGGTGTTCGTCCTCTCGGCGAGCTTCTTCTTCTACGGCTACTGGGACGCCCGGTTCGTGGTGTTGCTCGCGGTGTCGATCGTCGGCAACTGGTTCCTCGCCGGCGCGGTGCGGGCACTGGCCGGCGAGGACGGCGAGCCCACGGCGTCGAGCCGTCGGGTGGTCCGCGTCGCAGTGGCGGCGAACCTCGGTCTTCTCGGGTTCTTCAAGTACTTCGACTTCTTCACTGCGTCGGCCACCGATCTCCTGGGCAACCTGGGACTCCCGGTCGATCCTCCGGCCATCCAGATCATCCTTCCGGTCGGGATCTCGTTCTTCACCTTCCAGGCCATGAGCTATGTCATCGACGTTCATCGGCGCGAGATCGCACCGATGGCGCTGCTCGACTTCGCGGTCTACCTCTCGTTCTTTCCGCAGCTCGTCGCCGGCCCGATCGTCCGGGCCACCGAGTTCGCTCCGCAGCTCGATACGCCGGGTGATCCCCGTCGGGTCGAGGCGCCGGAAGGGATACGGCTGATTCTCGTCGGCTTGTTCAAGAAGGTCGTCGTCTCGAGCTATCTGGCTTCCGAGATCGTCGATCCGGTGTTCGCGCTGCCCGATCGCCACACCTCCCTCGAGATTCTCGTTGCGGTCTACGCCTACGCGATCCAGATCTACGCCGACTTCAGCGGCTACACCGACATCGCCATCGGCTGTGCCCTGCTCATGGGATTCCGGTTTCCCCAGAACTTCGACGCCCCGTACATCTCGCGCAGCATCCAGGAGTTCTGGCGTCGGTGGCATCTCACCCTGTCGAGGTGGTTGCGGGACTACCTCTACATCTCCCTCGGCGGAAACCGCCGTGGCAACCTGCTCACCTACCGCAATCTCGCGCTCACGATGGTGCTCGGCGGGCTCTGGCACGGCGCGGCGTGGACGTTCGTCGTCTGGGGAGCGATCCACGGGGCCGCGATGGTCGCAGAGCGGTATCTCCGGGCCCGGTGGAAGCCCATTGGTCTGCCCGCGCCCGTGGTCGCCGGGCTCCAGTGGGTTCTCACCTTCCACATCGTCTGTCTTGCGTGGATCTTCTTTCGTGCCCCGACCATCGGCGACGCGTGGAACATGATCGGCCGGATCATGACCCAATTCGGCCCCACGCCGGCGATCACCGGATTGTTGGTACTCGTGATCGGACTCTCGCTCGTCTCCCAGTTCGTGCCAGCGTCGTATCCGAGGGAAGCGGACCGGGTCCTCGCCCGCATGCCCGTCGCACTCCTCGCCCTCGTCATCGCGGCTGCCCTCACCGTGATCGACGCTCTCGGTCCCGAAGGCGTCGCCCCGTTCATCTACTTCCAGTTCTGA
- a CDS encoding phosphatase PAP2 family protein — MRRLLRRVAVRDTAVSEALVRHHPRIVDAGLARLSNAADHSKLWVGLGAVLAASGSRRGRRAAQRGLLAVSLASAVTNGVLKPLLPRPRPPVRGEGFVSLVRRPSSSSFPSGHAASAAAFATAVALESPAAAAPIGALAALVAYSRISTGVHYPSDVLVGGAVGAAVAVGTTRLWPRVDPSPAEARPAWTTIGSEPTPDGAGVVIVVNAAAGPDAHAADIATIEAALPAARIIRVEEPAELDDAYVEAGRSAVALGVLGGDGTISGAAAAALDADVPLAVFPGGTLNHFARDLGIDTVDDAIDAVRQGNLVEVDVGTIDGRVFLNTASFGGYSEFVEARHDDENRIGKWPATAVALARVLTSGTPTTVSLDDETRTIWMIFIGNCAYDPPGFSPASRARLDDRTLDLRVIDGTAPRARLRLIAAVATGRLGRSEVYTRRLVERLAVDVGTPTATLAADGETFDGNGSFVVTKDDRRLRTFAPAD; from the coding sequence ATGAGACGGCTCCTGCGACGGGTTGCTGTCCGCGACACCGCGGTGAGCGAGGCACTCGTCAGGCACCACCCGCGCATCGTGGACGCGGGCCTCGCCCGGTTGAGCAATGCAGCGGATCACTCCAAGCTCTGGGTCGGTCTGGGCGCCGTCCTCGCCGCCTCGGGGTCGCGGCGCGGGCGCCGTGCCGCGCAACGCGGACTTCTCGCTGTCTCGTTGGCATCGGCGGTGACCAACGGAGTATTGAAACCGCTGCTGCCCCGACCGCGGCCACCGGTCCGAGGTGAAGGGTTCGTCTCACTCGTCCGCCGACCGTCGTCGTCGTCCTTTCCCTCGGGCCATGCGGCCTCCGCCGCTGCGTTCGCCACCGCGGTGGCGCTCGAGTCCCCCGCCGCAGCGGCGCCCATCGGCGCGTTGGCGGCACTGGTGGCCTATTCCCGGATCTCCACCGGTGTCCACTACCCGAGCGACGTCCTGGTGGGTGGCGCCGTCGGGGCGGCGGTTGCCGTCGGCACCACGAGGCTGTGGCCCCGAGTCGACCCGTCGCCGGCCGAGGCCAGACCCGCGTGGACGACCATTGGCTCCGAGCCCACACCCGACGGTGCCGGCGTCGTCATCGTGGTGAACGCCGCCGCCGGACCCGATGCCCACGCAGCCGACATCGCCACGATCGAGGCCGCGCTTCCGGCAGCCCGGATCATCCGGGTCGAAGAACCGGCGGAGCTCGACGATGCCTACGTGGAAGCCGGCCGATCCGCCGTCGCCCTCGGCGTGCTCGGGGGCGATGGCACCATCAGTGGCGCAGCCGCCGCCGCGCTCGATGCGGACGTCCCCCTCGCGGTCTTCCCCGGCGGCACCCTGAACCACTTCGCCCGCGATCTCGGCATCGACACCGTCGACGATGCCATCGATGCAGTGCGCCAGGGCAACCTCGTCGAGGTCGACGTCGGCACCATCGACGGCCGTGTCTTTCTCAACACCGCCAGCTTCGGCGGTTACTCGGAGTTCGTCGAGGCCCGCCACGACGACGAGAACCGGATCGGCAAGTGGCCGGCCACGGCTGTCGCCCTGGCCCGGGTGCTCACCTCGGGCACGCCGACCACCGTCTCCCTCGACGACGAGACGAGGACCATCTGGATGATCTTCATCGGGAACTGCGCGTACGACCCTCCGGGATTCTCCCCCGCGAGTCGCGCCCGGCTCGACGACCGCACTCTGGACCTGCGGGTGATCGACGGTACCGCCCCTCGGGCCCGGCTGAGGTTGATCGCCGCCGTGGCGACCGGTCGTCTCGGCCGATCGGAGGTCTACACCCGACGCCTGGTCGAACGACTCGCGGTCGACGTCGGCACGCCGACCGCGACGCTCGCCGCCGATGGCGAGACCTTCGACGGCAACGGCTCGTTCGTCGTGACCAAGGACGATCGCCGACTGCGGACATTCGCTCCCGCCGATTGA
- a CDS encoding methyltransferase domain-containing protein, protein MSDAEFESAFAKAGRRLAALDRAEAIAAACRGSGNPALLAWLAESAGLEPGARVMDVGAGLGGPAAWLTDHFDWRVLAADPITAACDVASSVFDLPTLVSRGDALPACDDAFDACLLLGVLSVVDEPGAVLREVARVAPVLLSISYVSTSGIEERIGGSRFPSRAQLHHLFVTTGWSLDAGPAAPALPPPPTWQNGSLVESEDDEIAVSQAIGEGRVEPLLLASTRNASVR, encoded by the coding sequence ATGAGCGATGCCGAGTTCGAATCGGCGTTTGCGAAAGCCGGAAGAAGGCTGGCTGCCCTCGACCGGGCCGAGGCGATTGCGGCCGCGTGCCGAGGGTCGGGCAATCCTGCACTGCTTGCCTGGCTGGCCGAGTCGGCCGGCCTCGAACCGGGTGCACGAGTCATGGATGTGGGCGCAGGGCTGGGCGGACCCGCTGCCTGGTTGACCGATCACTTCGACTGGCGCGTTCTCGCCGCCGACCCGATCACGGCCGCATGCGACGTCGCCTCGTCGGTGTTCGACCTCCCCACCCTGGTGTCTCGCGGCGATGCCTTGCCCGCGTGCGACGACGCCTTCGACGCTTGCCTCCTGCTCGGCGTTCTGTCGGTGGTCGACGAGCCCGGCGCGGTGCTGCGCGAGGTCGCCCGTGTCGCCCCGGTGTTGCTGTCGATCTCCTACGTGAGCACCAGCGGCATCGAGGAGCGCATTGGCGGAAGTCGGTTCCCGAGCCGGGCCCAACTCCATCACCTGTTCGTCACGACCGGATGGTCGCTCGACGCCGGTCCGGCGGCCCCGGCCCTGCCGCCGCCGCCGACGTGGCAGAACGGCTCACTCGTCGAGTCCGAGGACGACGAGATCGCTGTCAGCCAGGCGATCGGTGAGGGGCGGGTCGAACCGCTGCTCCTGGCGAGCACGAGGAACGCCTCGGTCCGGTGA
- a CDS encoding methylenetetrahydrofolate reductase — protein sequence MNGCPKAMTFGPCGGVRADETCEVDGRRCPFCDLPALPMWSPTADTPRDRPADAARLAARVWVDFRPDPTLDWEIAEATRPLAAAGAGLLIGEHVDDLTPHGPATVAGAVTAHGLPVIATVTCRDRTRDELSAEIEALRDARVAAVHCVTGDHPAARLGLDVNPDYRLDGTALAALAAGSGRVSVAESPASPPTDWRARRVLSKQRAGASVAILNHAGGPRRLADFAHECRVAGVDLDLIAPVPVITDHRSADALDRFPGLELPTGLVRSILESEDPHRTGIDAAIALGAELLESGDFAAVNLSGSAGDGGLVERAEIMATVARGLR from the coding sequence ATGAACGGGTGTCCGAAAGCGATGACGTTCGGCCCCTGTGGGGGAGTGCGGGCCGACGAGACCTGCGAGGTCGACGGTCGTCGCTGTCCGTTCTGCGACCTTCCGGCCCTGCCGATGTGGAGCCCGACGGCGGACACGCCACGTGACCGGCCGGCGGACGCAGCTCGGCTCGCAGCGCGCGTCTGGGTCGATTTCCGGCCCGATCCAACACTCGATTGGGAGATCGCCGAGGCGACCCGCCCGTTGGCCGCCGCCGGTGCCGGGCTTCTCATCGGCGAACACGTCGACGACCTCACTCCGCACGGTCCGGCGACGGTGGCGGGCGCGGTCACGGCCCATGGCCTGCCGGTGATCGCAACCGTCACGTGCCGAGATCGAACTCGCGACGAGTTGAGTGCCGAGATCGAGGCACTCCGCGACGCTCGGGTCGCCGCCGTGCACTGTGTCACCGGCGACCATCCGGCCGCTCGCCTCGGACTCGACGTCAACCCCGACTACCGGCTCGACGGGACCGCGCTCGCCGCGCTCGCTGCGGGTTCGGGTCGGGTGTCGGTGGCCGAGAGTCCAGCGAGCCCGCCCACCGACTGGCGGGCGCGGCGGGTCCTGTCCAAGCAACGGGCCGGGGCCTCCGTCGCGATCCTCAATCACGCCGGTGGTCCTCGACGGCTCGCCGACTTCGCCCACGAGTGCCGAGTTGCGGGAGTCGACCTCGACCTCATCGCCCCGGTCCCGGTGATCACCGATCACCGGTCGGCCGATGCGCTGGACCGCTTTCCCGGCCTCGAGCTGCCCACCGGCCTCGTGCGTTCGATCCTGGAATCCGAGGATCCGCATCGCACCGGCATCGACGCGGCCATCGCGCTCGGCGCCGAGCTCCTCGAGAGTGGCGACTTCGCCGCGGTGAACCTCTCCGGGTCGGCCGGCGACGGCGGCCTCGTGGAACGAGCCGAGATCATGGCCACGGTCGCGCGGGGACTGCGATGA
- a CDS encoding AI-2E family transporter has translation MNRPAGDAVASDERPGRVWPVPSWLDRGAGWTWRLLVIGAGVVVLLLMLSRLRIVLLPVLIALSLAAFAAPLTDLLTRGRVPRIVAAWVTLLLLVALIGGVGWFTATGINNELVDNAEWDDVRTEVRTWLRDGPLDLSTSDVTELENKVEGALTDGFTTIDAGRVRLVTEVAGGIFLTIVLLFFFVKDGPTMWRWLVDRVRSDRRAAIDEAGSAAFSALSGYMRGVAITGLVDAVAIGIALWLIGVPLVLPLAVLTFFAAFFPIVGATLAGALATLVALVVNGPVDAILVAAVTLAIQQLEGDIIMPMVMRRQVNLHPAVVLVALGIGGALGGIMGAFVAIPITAMATAGAHSLRMTS, from the coding sequence ATGAACAGACCGGCCGGCGACGCGGTGGCCTCCGACGAACGTCCGGGCCGTGTCTGGCCGGTACCGAGCTGGCTCGATCGCGGGGCCGGCTGGACGTGGCGACTCCTCGTGATCGGTGCCGGCGTCGTCGTGCTGCTGCTGATGCTCAGTCGGCTCCGTATCGTCCTGCTCCCGGTTCTGATCGCGCTTTCGCTCGCCGCGTTCGCCGCCCCGCTCACGGACCTGCTCACCCGGGGTCGAGTCCCGCGGATCGTCGCGGCCTGGGTGACGTTGCTGCTGCTCGTCGCGCTCATCGGTGGCGTCGGCTGGTTCACGGCGACCGGCATCAACAACGAGCTGGTCGACAATGCGGAGTGGGACGATGTGCGGACCGAGGTGCGGACCTGGCTCCGCGACGGCCCCCTCGATCTGTCGACGAGCGACGTGACCGAATTGGAGAACAAGGTCGAGGGTGCACTCACCGATGGCTTCACGACCATCGACGCAGGACGGGTCCGACTCGTCACCGAGGTCGCCGGCGGAATCTTCCTCACGATCGTGCTGCTCTTCTTCTTCGTGAAGGACGGGCCGACGATGTGGCGCTGGCTCGTCGATCGGGTTCGGTCTGATCGAAGAGCCGCGATCGACGAGGCGGGCAGCGCCGCGTTCTCGGCCTTGTCGGGTTACATGCGTGGCGTTGCGATCACCGGTCTCGTCGACGCCGTCGCCATCGGGATCGCGCTCTGGCTCATCGGTGTGCCTCTCGTGCTGCCCCTGGCGGTTCTCACCTTCTTTGCCGCCTTCTTCCCGATCGTGGGTGCGACGTTGGCCGGGGCGCTCGCAACGCTCGTCGCTCTGGTGGTCAACGGACCGGTCGATGCCATTCTCGTCGCCGCCGTGACACTCGCCATCCAGCAATTGGAGGGCGACATCATCATGCCGATGGTCATGCGGCGACAGGTGAACCTGCACCCGGCGGTCGTGCTCGTCGCCCTCGGTATCGGCGGCGCGCTGGGCGGCATCATGGGCGCCTTCGTTGCCATCCCCATCACGGCGATGGCGACGGCGGGAGCCCATTCGCTGCGGATGACGTCATGA
- a CDS encoding DUF6328 family protein — protein sequence MGSHEEAEKDDDEGVLRERYQELIDELRVVLPGLQVLFAFLLTAPFSGGFTDLDDTERLLYVIALIASTAGLVFLITPVAYHRLSDRRDREDRIAVAIRLKLAGLGALGVSIAAGLAAVVSFVFGSAAAIAMTGVFLALSVALWLVFPMSRRLRLHDDHASA from the coding sequence ATGGGCTCGCACGAAGAGGCGGAGAAGGACGATGACGAGGGGGTGTTGCGCGAGCGGTACCAGGAACTCATCGATGAGTTGCGCGTCGTCCTCCCTGGCCTCCAGGTCCTGTTCGCCTTCCTGTTGACCGCACCCTTCTCCGGCGGTTTCACCGATCTCGACGACACCGAACGCCTGCTGTACGTGATCGCGCTGATCGCGAGTACCGCCGGTCTCGTATTCCTCATCACCCCGGTGGCCTATCACCGGCTGAGTGATCGTCGCGACCGCGAAGATCGGATCGCGGTGGCGATCAGGCTGAAGCTCGCCGGGCTCGGGGCGCTCGGCGTGTCGATCGCTGCCGGCCTGGCCGCAGTTGTCTCCTTCGTCTTCGGATCCGCTGCCGCGATTGCGATGACGGGCGTGTTCCTGGCCCTGTCCGTCGCCCTCTGGCTGGTGTTCCCGATGTCTCGTCGTCTGCGGTTGCACGACGACCACGCGAGCGCATGA